A stretch of Natronococcus sp. CG52 DNA encodes these proteins:
- the gdhB gene encoding glutamate dehydrogenase GdhB, whose product MSTPPSQQEAEPDEELDSALVTARRQLERAATHVDVDDGVIERLKHPTRVEQVSVPLERDDGSVDVFTGYRAQHDDVRGPYKGGLRYHPEVNADECIGLSMWMTWKCAVMDLPFGGGKGGISINPKSLSDEERERLTRRFAEELRYVIGPTTDVAAPDMGTDAQTMAWFMDAYSMQQGETIPGVVTGKPPVIGGSYGREEAPGRSTAIAAREAVDYYGGDLEDTAVAVQGFGSVGANAARLLEEWGATVVAVSDVNGAIYDPDGLDIGSIPTHEEEPEAVLEQDAPEHLTNEEILELEVDVLIPAAVGNVITADNADSIAAEIVVEGANGPTTFAADTILEKRGVRVIPDILANAGGVTVSYFEWLQDINRRKWSLEEVNEELEEKMLDAWEEVRTEVEAKELSWRDAAYVVALSRIAEAKEKRGLWP is encoded by the coding sequence ATGAGTACACCACCATCCCAGCAGGAAGCCGAGCCGGACGAGGAACTCGATTCGGCGCTCGTCACTGCCCGCCGGCAGCTCGAGCGCGCCGCAACGCACGTCGACGTCGACGACGGAGTCATCGAACGGCTCAAACACCCGACGCGGGTCGAGCAGGTATCGGTCCCGCTCGAGCGCGACGACGGGAGCGTCGACGTCTTCACGGGCTACCGCGCCCAGCACGACGACGTCCGCGGGCCGTACAAGGGCGGACTCCGGTACCATCCCGAGGTGAACGCCGACGAGTGTATCGGCCTCTCGATGTGGATGACCTGGAAGTGCGCCGTGATGGACCTCCCCTTCGGCGGCGGGAAGGGCGGCATCTCCATCAACCCCAAGTCGCTGAGCGACGAGGAGAGGGAGCGGCTCACCCGCCGGTTCGCCGAAGAGTTGCGCTACGTCATCGGGCCGACGACGGACGTCGCGGCACCCGACATGGGGACGGACGCCCAGACGATGGCCTGGTTCATGGACGCCTACTCGATGCAACAGGGCGAGACGATCCCCGGCGTCGTCACCGGGAAGCCGCCCGTCATCGGCGGCAGTTACGGGCGCGAGGAAGCGCCCGGTCGATCGACGGCGATCGCCGCCCGCGAGGCCGTCGACTACTACGGCGGTGACCTCGAGGATACCGCGGTCGCCGTCCAGGGATTCGGGAGCGTCGGCGCGAACGCCGCCCGCCTGCTCGAGGAGTGGGGCGCGACCGTCGTCGCCGTCAGCGACGTCAACGGCGCGATCTACGACCCGGACGGACTCGACATCGGATCGATCCCGACCCACGAGGAGGAGCCCGAGGCAGTCCTCGAGCAGGACGCGCCGGAACACCTCACCAACGAGGAGATCCTCGAACTCGAGGTGGACGTGCTGATCCCCGCCGCGGTCGGGAACGTCATTACCGCGGACAACGCCGACAGCATCGCGGCCGAGATCGTCGTCGAGGGCGCGAACGGCCCGACGACGTTCGCCGCCGACACGATCCTCGAGAAGCGCGGCGTCCGCGTGATTCCGGACATCCTCGCCAACGCCGGCGGGGTGACGGTGAGCTACTTCGAGTGGCTCCAGGACATCAACCGCCGGAAGTGGAGCCTCGAGGAGGTCAACGAGGAACTCGAGGAGAAGATGCTCGACGCCTGGGAGGAGGTCCGGACGGAGGTCGAGGCGAAGGAGCTCTCCTGGCGCGACGCGGCCTACGTCGTCGCGCTCTCGCGGATCGCTGAGGCGAAGGAGAAGCGCGGCCTCTGGCCGTAG
- a CDS encoding M24 family metallopeptidase — MSQDIFDEREYERRLERTKERLREEELDAIVVSDPANMNYLAGYDGWSFYVHQAVVVTPERDEPVWVGREMDANGARATTWLSEGSIRSYSDDHVHSPYDLHPMDYVAGVLEELEVDGGRIGLEMDASYFTAKSYTRLQENLPEADFEDTTLLVNWVRVKKSEQELEYMRQAARISENAMQAGLDAIEEGVPEYEAAAAIYERLIRGTDEFGGDYPSIVPLMPSGDHTGTPHLTWTDRPFEDGDPVIIELSGCRHRYHSPLARTTFVGDPPAELERTADIVVEGIEAALDVAEPGVTCEAVEKAWRDKIAEYGLEKEDRIGYSMGLGYPPDWGEHTASIRPGDETVLEEDMTFHMIPGIWTDEIGMEISETFHVTSNGAETLADFPRKLFTT; from the coding sequence ATGTCCCAGGATATCTTCGACGAGCGAGAGTACGAACGACGGCTGGAGCGGACGAAGGAGCGCCTTCGCGAGGAGGAACTCGACGCCATCGTCGTTTCCGACCCGGCGAACATGAACTACCTGGCGGGGTACGACGGCTGGTCGTTCTACGTCCACCAGGCCGTCGTGGTCACGCCCGAGCGCGACGAACCGGTCTGGGTTGGCCGCGAGATGGACGCCAACGGCGCGCGGGCGACCACCTGGCTCTCGGAGGGGAGCATTCGATCCTACAGCGACGATCACGTCCACTCGCCGTACGACCTCCACCCGATGGACTACGTCGCGGGCGTGCTCGAGGAACTCGAGGTCGACGGCGGCCGAATCGGGCTCGAGATGGACGCCTCCTACTTCACCGCGAAATCCTACACGCGCCTTCAGGAGAACCTTCCAGAGGCCGACTTCGAGGACACGACGCTGCTCGTCAACTGGGTCCGCGTCAAGAAGTCCGAGCAAGAACTCGAGTACATGCGCCAGGCGGCCCGGATCTCCGAGAACGCGATGCAGGCGGGACTCGACGCGATCGAGGAGGGCGTCCCCGAGTACGAGGCGGCGGCGGCGATCTACGAGCGGCTGATCCGCGGCACCGACGAGTTCGGCGGCGACTACCCGTCGATCGTCCCGCTGATGCCCTCCGGCGACCACACCGGGACGCCGCACCTGACCTGGACCGACCGCCCGTTCGAGGACGGCGATCCGGTTATCATCGAACTCTCCGGCTGCCGTCACAGGTATCACTCGCCGCTCGCCCGGACGACGTTCGTCGGCGATCCGCCCGCGGAACTCGAGCGAACCGCCGACATCGTCGTCGAGGGAATCGAAGCTGCACTCGACGTCGCCGAACCCGGCGTCACCTGCGAGGCAGTCGAGAAGGCCTGGCGCGATAAGATCGCAGAGTACGGTCTCGAGAAGGAGGACCGCATCGGCTACTCGATGGGTTTGGGCTACCCGCCGGACTGGGGCGAACACACCGCGAGCATTCGTCCCGGCGACGAGACGGTGCTCGAGGAGGACATGACGTTCCACATGATCCCCGGCATCTGGACGGACGAGATCGGCATGGAGATCAGCGAGACGTTCCACGTCACCAGCAACGGAGCCGAAACACTTGCGGACTTCCCGCGGAAACTGTTCACTACGTAA
- a CDS encoding 4a-hydroxytetrahydrobiopterin dehydratase, which translates to MAETELADRECEACTGDEDPLEGEELIDLYEELDRDVWKVVDEHHLEGTYEFEDFRDALEFTKAVGELAEEEWHHPDVHLSWGEVVIEMWTHKIDGLLEADFVMAARMDRIHEEYEPDE; encoded by the coding sequence ATGGCAGAGACCGAACTCGCGGACCGAGAGTGCGAGGCCTGTACCGGCGACGAGGATCCGCTCGAGGGCGAGGAACTGATCGACCTGTACGAGGAACTCGACCGCGACGTCTGGAAGGTGGTCGACGAACACCACCTCGAGGGCACCTACGAGTTCGAGGACTTCCGCGATGCGCTCGAGTTCACGAAGGCGGTCGGCGAACTGGCCGAGGAGGAGTGGCACCACCCCGACGTCCACCTCTCGTGGGGCGAGGTGGTGATCGAGATGTGGACGCACAAGATCGACGGCCTGCTGGAAGCGGACTTCGTCATGGCGGCCCGCATGGATCGGATTCACGAGGAGTACGAACCGGACGAGTAA
- the pyrE gene encoding orotate phosphoribosyltransferase: MANQDLIDALREAEAVEFGKFELSHGGTSEYYVDKYLFETDPRCLEAIADAFAERVDSDDKLGGVALGGVPLAAATSVAAGVPYVIARKQRKEYGTGNLVEGRLEEGEEVVVVEDIVTTGTSLVDAVEALREAGATVERALVVVDRQEGGRENVEGAGVEMEALVTAEELLADRD, encoded by the coding sequence ATGGCGAACCAGGACCTCATCGACGCGCTGCGCGAGGCGGAGGCCGTCGAGTTCGGCAAATTCGAACTCTCCCACGGCGGCACGAGCGAGTACTACGTCGACAAGTACCTCTTCGAGACCGATCCCCGCTGTCTCGAGGCCATCGCCGACGCCTTCGCCGAGCGCGTCGATTCGGACGACAAACTCGGCGGCGTCGCCCTGGGCGGCGTTCCGCTCGCCGCCGCGACGAGCGTCGCCGCGGGCGTCCCCTACGTCATCGCGCGCAAGCAGCGCAAGGAGTACGGCACAGGTAACCTGGTCGAGGGCCGCCTCGAGGAGGGCGAGGAGGTCGTCGTCGTCGAGGACATCGTCACCACGGGGACGAGCCTGGTCGACGCCGTCGAGGCGCTGCGCGAGGCCGGCGCGACCGTCGAGCGCGCGCTGGTCGTCGTCGATCGACAGGAAGGAGGCCGGGAGAACGTCGAAGGCGCCGGCGTCGAGATGGAGGCGCTCGTGACCGCGGAAGAGCTGCTGGCCGACCGGGACTGA
- a CDS encoding DUF3303 domain-containing protein codes for MHHSADNCWARSENEEKAEEWVDGMGEKAEEEGVAVRGAYVTPNEHAFYFVLESDTFEAVTAFLGPPLLQDHEAHVAPVMPLGDAPQLLLEE; via the coding sequence ATGCACCACAGCGCAGACAACTGCTGGGCCCGGTCGGAGAACGAAGAGAAGGCCGAAGAGTGGGTCGACGGAATGGGGGAGAAGGCCGAAGAGGAAGGTGTCGCGGTTCGGGGAGCGTACGTCACTCCGAACGAGCACGCGTTTTACTTCGTGCTCGAATCCGATACCTTCGAGGCGGTAACCGCTTTCCTCGGACCGCCGCTCCTCCAGGATCACGAGGCGCACGTCGCGCCCGTCATGCCGCTCGGCGACGCTCCGCAACTCCTCCTCGAGGAGTAA
- a CDS encoding class II aldolase/adducin family protein, whose translation MILESERRQVVEYASELAELTPARTGNLSVRDGTDGDAFAITPTGVPYDSFDVAETPIVGVDGEQRDGEMAPSSEVPMHGAIYRREDVGAIVHTHSPWSTAMAVARQSLPPIHYMIVAVGKRVPVAEYAPYGTDQLAENIVRAMEDAGSTASFIENHGLVVTAPDLETALENTHHVESLARLYLETRAAGLEPRTLTDEQLEAVLEKFESYGQ comes from the coding sequence GTGATCCTCGAGTCCGAGCGACGACAGGTCGTCGAGTACGCCTCAGAACTGGCCGAACTGACCCCCGCGCGGACGGGGAACCTGAGCGTCCGCGACGGCACGGACGGCGACGCGTTCGCGATCACGCCGACGGGCGTTCCCTACGACAGCTTCGACGTCGCGGAGACGCCGATCGTCGGCGTCGACGGCGAGCAGCGCGACGGCGAGATGGCCCCCAGTAGCGAGGTGCCGATGCACGGCGCCATCTACCGACGGGAGGACGTCGGCGCCATCGTTCACACCCACTCGCCGTGGTCGACGGCGATGGCGGTCGCCCGCCAGTCGCTGCCGCCGATCCACTACATGATCGTCGCGGTCGGGAAGCGGGTGCCGGTCGCCGAGTACGCACCCTACGGCACCGATCAGTTGGCCGAGAACATCGTCCGGGCGATGGAGGACGCCGGATCGACCGCTTCGTTCATCGAGAACCACGGTCTCGTCGTCACCGCGCCGGACCTCGAGACGGCGCTGGAGAACACCCACCACGTCGAGAGTCTGGCTCGATTGTACCTCGAGACGCGGGCCGCCGGCCTCGAGCCGCGGACGCTGACCGACGAGCAACTGGAGGCGGTGCTCGAAAAGTTCGAGTCCTACGGGCAGTAA
- a CDS encoding HAD family hydrolase gives MPINAVLFDFDDTLYPYPPCKEAGLEAGRETARDLGYGFDREAFEEFYQTGRREVKRELSGTAATHERFLYFKRALEEYAGEPKPGDALALGDAFWEAYVGEMELFPGVEETLATLQEEGIDVAITTNLTTRIQLEKVDRLGLEPYIDLLLTSEETGREKPGSVMFTLPLARLDRRASEAVMVGDNVGADIVGANAVGLETVLWNADPDEPLEGRREPDHRIDAFEDLTEVVL, from the coding sequence ATGCCGATCAACGCCGTGCTCTTCGATTTCGACGACACGCTCTACCCGTATCCGCCGTGCAAGGAGGCGGGCCTCGAGGCGGGTCGAGAAACCGCTCGCGACCTGGGGTACGGGTTCGATCGGGAGGCGTTCGAGGAGTTCTACCAGACGGGTCGCCGGGAGGTAAAGCGGGAGCTCTCCGGGACGGCGGCCACCCACGAGCGGTTCCTGTACTTCAAGCGGGCGCTCGAGGAGTACGCGGGCGAACCGAAGCCCGGCGACGCCCTGGCGCTCGGCGACGCGTTCTGGGAGGCCTACGTCGGCGAGATGGAGCTCTTCCCCGGCGTCGAGGAGACGCTCGCGACTCTGCAGGAGGAGGGTATCGACGTCGCGATCACGACCAACCTGACGACCCGTATTCAGCTCGAGAAGGTCGATCGACTGGGGCTCGAGCCCTACATCGATCTTCTGCTCACGTCCGAGGAGACGGGCCGGGAGAAGCCGGGCTCGGTCATGTTCACCCTGCCGCTGGCGCGACTCGATCGACGGGCGTCGGAGGCGGTGATGGTCGGCGACAACGTCGGAGCCGACATCGTCGGCGCCAACGCCGTCGGTCTCGAGACGGTGCTCTGGAACGCCGATCCGGACGAGCCCCTCGAGGGACGGCGCGAACCCGACCACAGGATAGATGCGTTCGAAGACCTAACGGAGGTGGTACTGTGA
- a CDS encoding sodium:solute symporter family transporter, protein MVSSTLALGITVATVAAFTVVGLLAARGRVRSVDDFISARDTAGNGTLTATVIASMMGAWILFSPAEAGAAFGGVGAILGYAIGSAVPLLLFVPVGARIRTVMPSGHSLTEFAYARFGAGMYLFVLLVSVFYMFIFLTAELTGIAGALALVADIPHWQTALLVGSFTLVYTTYGGLVASIVTDTIQTLVILPLLAISFAGALLALGGTGEIHAAAVATDATLLDPTFRPALEFGVYVALAILGANMLNQGMWQRVYAADGTSSLRRGFAVAAVVVVPMILLAGLFGVAAAALGLTEPGTASVAFFLVLEEAFPTWVTLAVVVLAVLLVMSSADTMFNAIASVVTADLARVFDGVDQRTLWLGGRGLTIAVALGAMVIGAQGYSVLELFLTADLLAAAVFVPFLAGLYTERLSGPGAIAASVAGIVVGIAFFPLVRAPLGAIPGVGSVLPEPSFLAAFVGATAVSAVVTAIATALTDAAVDLDALDREIRQLDDPVADGGREVDE, encoded by the coding sequence ATGGTCTCCTCGACGCTCGCACTCGGGATAACCGTCGCGACGGTCGCGGCGTTCACCGTCGTCGGACTGCTCGCTGCCAGGGGACGGGTCCGATCGGTCGACGACTTCATCAGCGCGCGCGACACGGCGGGCAACGGGACCCTCACTGCCACCGTCATCGCTTCGATGATGGGCGCGTGGATCCTCTTCAGTCCCGCGGAGGCCGGGGCCGCCTTCGGCGGTGTCGGGGCAATTTTGGGCTACGCGATCGGGAGCGCCGTTCCCCTTCTCCTGTTCGTTCCGGTCGGCGCACGGATCCGAACGGTGATGCCGTCGGGGCACTCGTTGACGGAGTTCGCCTACGCGCGCTTCGGCGCCGGAATGTACCTGTTCGTCCTGCTGGTCTCGGTCTTCTACATGTTCATCTTCCTCACCGCGGAGTTGACCGGTATCGCCGGGGCGCTCGCGCTCGTCGCGGATATCCCTCACTGGCAGACGGCACTGCTCGTCGGGAGTTTCACGCTCGTCTACACGACGTACGGAGGGCTCGTCGCCAGCATCGTCACCGATACCATCCAGACCCTCGTCATCCTCCCGCTGCTCGCGATCAGCTTCGCGGGCGCGCTCCTCGCGCTGGGCGGTACCGGCGAGATACACGCGGCCGCCGTCGCGACCGACGCGACGCTGCTCGATCCGACGTTTCGCCCCGCTCTCGAGTTCGGCGTCTACGTGGCTCTCGCCATTCTCGGGGCGAACATGCTGAACCAGGGGATGTGGCAGCGGGTCTACGCGGCCGACGGAACGTCCTCGCTCCGACGCGGCTTCGCGGTCGCCGCGGTCGTCGTCGTTCCGATGATTCTACTGGCGGGGCTGTTCGGCGTCGCCGCCGCCGCGCTCGGTCTGACGGAGCCCGGAACCGCGAGCGTCGCGTTCTTCCTGGTGCTCGAGGAGGCGTTCCCGACCTGGGTTACGCTCGCCGTGGTCGTGCTCGCCGTGTTGCTCGTGATGAGTTCCGCCGACACGATGTTCAACGCGATTGCGAGCGTCGTCACCGCCGATCTGGCGCGGGTGTTCGACGGCGTCGACCAGCGAACGCTCTGGCTCGGCGGGCGAGGGCTGACGATCGCGGTCGCGCTCGGCGCGATGGTTATCGGCGCGCAGGGGTACAGCGTCCTCGAACTGTTCCTGACCGCCGACCTGCTCGCGGCGGCCGTCTTCGTTCCGTTTCTCGCCGGACTGTACACCGAACGACTCTCCGGGCCGGGTGCGATCGCCGCGAGCGTCGCGGGCATCGTCGTCGGAATCGCCTTCTTCCCGCTGGTGCGCGCACCGCTCGGCGCGATCCCCGGCGTCGGAAGCGTTCTCCCGGAGCCGTCCTTTCTCGCCGCGTTCGTCGGCGCGACCGCCGTCTCCGCGGTCGTGACGGCGATAGCAACCGCGCTGACCGACGCGGCGGTCGATCTCGACGCGCTCGATCGCGAGATCAGGCAACTCGACGATCCGGTCGCTGACGGCGGTCGAGAGGTGGACGAATGA
- a CDS encoding TenA family protein — translation MSDVPASYADYADGADDPRFTAWLRERSESAWTDAVDHPFTRELGAGTLEEEAFATYLVQDSAFLDALVGAFGFAVGQAPDVAAKRPLIEFLETVTVEENDYVERSFDALDVSEAQRRDPDRSPTTAALVDLLGRAAREGGYAETLAVLVPAEWIYREWATAVADRYGNPNGERPSAGANLPFYYAEWIDLHAVPSFVAFVDELRDQLDAVGPDCSPRRQARVERLFRRTVDLEAAFFDEAYDLQSTDAGGS, via the coding sequence GTGAGCGACGTCCCGGCGTCGTACGCGGACTACGCCGACGGAGCGGACGACCCGCGGTTCACCGCCTGGCTTCGCGAACGGTCGGAGTCGGCGTGGACCGACGCTGTGGACCACCCGTTTACGCGGGAACTGGGTGCGGGAACGCTCGAGGAGGAGGCGTTCGCGACCTACCTCGTTCAGGATTCGGCCTTCCTGGACGCGCTCGTCGGCGCGTTCGGGTTCGCGGTCGGCCAGGCGCCCGACGTCGCCGCGAAACGGCCGCTGATCGAGTTCCTCGAGACGGTGACCGTCGAGGAGAACGACTACGTCGAGCGGTCGTTCGACGCGCTGGACGTGTCGGAGGCGCAGCGGCGCGATCCGGACCGCTCGCCGACGACCGCGGCGCTCGTCGACTTGCTGGGCCGGGCCGCCCGCGAGGGCGGGTACGCCGAGACGCTCGCCGTGCTCGTCCCCGCGGAGTGGATCTACCGCGAGTGGGCGACGGCGGTCGCGGACCGGTACGGAAATCCGAACGGGGAACGACCGAGCGCCGGTGCGAATCTGCCGTTCTACTACGCCGAGTGGATCGACCTCCACGCGGTGCCGTCGTTCGTCGCGTTCGTCGACGAACTTCGCGATCAGCTCGACGCGGTCGGTCCGGACTGCTCGCCGCGGCGGCAGGCTCGCGTCGAACGGCTGTTCCGCCGGACGGTCGACCTCGAGGCCGCGTTCTTCGACGAGGCGTACGACCTGCAGTCGACCGACGCGGGGGGGTCGTGA
- the tenA gene encoding thiaminase II — protein MTFSEELLEHGRDVWEAQFEHPFVVELAAGTLDEDAFEHWVKQDYRYLLDYARLFAIAGGKARDEETMTHLLGVAHQVLDNELDLHREFAAKYGISPDELEAVEKAPTCVAYTNFLVRTAHEGSIAEIAAALYPCMQGYLDVAEHAADLAEEDHEFTPFIDTYTGEEFREATAWCREFVDRCAERYPGEHDAMREAFLTSAKLEYRFWEMAYTQEGWGL, from the coding sequence ATGACGTTCAGTGAGGAGCTCCTCGAGCACGGTCGAGACGTCTGGGAAGCACAGTTCGAGCACCCGTTCGTCGTCGAACTCGCCGCGGGAACGCTCGACGAGGACGCGTTCGAACACTGGGTGAAACAGGATTACCGATACCTGCTCGACTACGCCCGCCTGTTCGCGATCGCGGGCGGCAAGGCGCGCGACGAGGAGACGATGACCCACCTGCTGGGCGTCGCCCACCAGGTGCTGGACAACGAGCTCGATCTTCACCGGGAGTTCGCCGCGAAGTACGGTATCTCGCCGGACGAACTCGAGGCGGTCGAGAAGGCGCCGACCTGCGTCGCGTACACGAACTTCCTCGTGCGGACGGCCCACGAGGGATCGATCGCGGAGATCGCCGCGGCGCTCTACCCGTGCATGCAGGGCTACCTCGACGTCGCCGAACACGCGGCCGACCTCGCGGAGGAGGACCACGAGTTCACGCCGTTCATCGACACCTACACCGGCGAGGAGTTCCGCGAGGCGACGGCGTGGTGTCGGGAGTTCGTCGATCGGTGCGCTGAGCGGTACCCCGGCGAACACGATGCGATGCGCGAGGCGTTCCTGACGAGCGCCAAACTCGAGTACCGGTTCTGGGAGATGGCCTACACGCAGGAGGGGTGGGGGCTGTGA
- the thrS gene encoding threonine--tRNA ligase, whose amino-acid sequence MSEPDSQQRIAVVLPDGSELEVDTDATVEDCAYEIGPGLGSDTVAGKLDGELVAKEAPVYDGAELEIVTDGSEEYLRVMRHSASHCLAQAVERRYDDVDLAIGPPTDEGFYYDFDNLEIDEEDLDGLEREIEEIVAEDYEIEREELSVEEARDRLADEPYKLELLEELADEDEQVTFYSQGEWEDLCAGPHVDSTGEIGVVKLLEIAGAYWRGDEENTMQTRIYGTAFAEESDLEEFLERKQEAEKRDHRRIGNEMDLFSIQDVTGPGLPLYHPAGKTVLKELEDFVESLNHDAGYDYVETPHVFKTDLWHRSGHYENYADDMFIFDVGDDEFGLKPMNCPGHAAIFQDHSWSYRDLPIRYAENGKVYRKEQRGELSGLSRVWAFTIDDGHLFIRPDQIQSEVEQIMDMITDVLETFDLEYEMALATRPEKSVGSDEIWEKAEEQLENVLEKRNLDYDLEEGDGAFYGPKIDFAFEDAIGRSWDGPTVQLDFNMPQRFDLDYVGEDNEEHEPVMIHRALYGSYERFFMMLIEHYEGRFPLWLAPEQLRVLPISDDNLGYAHRVANEFDGFRVEVDDRDSTLERKIRAAHDDRVPYQIIVGDNEEEDGNISVRDRFEDQEYDVEIEAFRNHLEAERDEKRTEPDFLQG is encoded by the coding sequence ATGTCAGAACCAGATTCACAGCAGCGGATAGCGGTCGTACTGCCAGACGGATCCGAACTCGAGGTCGACACCGACGCGACGGTCGAAGACTGCGCCTACGAGATCGGTCCCGGCCTCGGAAGCGACACGGTCGCCGGAAAGCTCGACGGCGAACTCGTCGCCAAGGAAGCACCCGTCTACGACGGCGCGGAACTCGAGATCGTCACCGACGGCTCCGAGGAGTATCTCCGGGTTATGCGCCACTCCGCCTCGCACTGTCTCGCCCAGGCCGTCGAGCGCCGCTACGACGACGTCGACCTCGCGATCGGCCCGCCGACGGACGAGGGATTCTACTACGACTTCGACAACCTCGAGATCGACGAGGAGGATCTCGACGGCCTCGAGCGCGAGATCGAGGAGATCGTCGCGGAGGACTACGAGATCGAGCGCGAGGAGCTCTCCGTCGAGGAGGCCCGCGACCGGCTGGCCGACGAACCGTACAAGCTCGAGCTTCTCGAGGAACTCGCCGACGAGGACGAACAGGTCACCTTCTACAGCCAGGGGGAGTGGGAGGACCTCTGTGCCGGCCCGCACGTCGACTCGACGGGCGAGATCGGCGTCGTGAAACTGCTCGAGATCGCCGGCGCCTACTGGCGCGGCGACGAGGAGAACACGATGCAGACGCGGATCTACGGCACGGCCTTCGCCGAGGAGAGCGACCTCGAGGAGTTCCTCGAGCGCAAGCAGGAAGCCGAGAAGCGCGACCACCGCCGCATCGGCAACGAGATGGATCTCTTCTCGATCCAGGACGTGACGGGCCCCGGACTGCCGCTGTATCACCCGGCCGGGAAGACGGTGCTGAAGGAACTCGAGGACTTCGTCGAGAGCCTCAACCACGACGCGGGCTACGACTACGTCGAGACGCCCCACGTCTTCAAGACGGACCTCTGGCACCGCTCGGGCCACTACGAGAACTACGCCGACGACATGTTCATCTTCGACGTCGGGGACGACGAGTTCGGTCTGAAGCCGATGAACTGTCCCGGCCACGCCGCGATCTTCCAGGACCACTCCTGGAGCTACCGCGACCTGCCGATCCGCTACGCCGAGAACGGGAAGGTCTACCGCAAGGAACAGCGCGGCGAGCTCTCGGGACTCTCGCGGGTCTGGGCGTTCACGATCGACGACGGCCACCTGTTCATCCGGCCCGACCAGATCCAGAGCGAGGTCGAACAGATCATGGACATGATCACGGACGTGCTCGAGACGTTCGACCTCGAGTACGAAATGGCGCTGGCGACCCGACCCGAGAAGTCCGTCGGCAGCGACGAGATCTGGGAAAAAGCGGAGGAGCAACTCGAGAACGTCCTCGAAAAGCGCAACCTCGACTACGACCTCGAGGAGGGCGACGGCGCCTTCTACGGCCCGAAGATCGACTTCGCGTTCGAGGACGCCATCGGCCGCTCGTGGGACGGCCCCACCGTACAACTGGACTTCAACATGCCCCAGCGGTTCGACCTCGACTACGTCGGCGAGGACAACGAGGAGCACGAGCCGGTGATGATCCACCGCGCGCTGTACGGCAGTTACGAGCGGTTCTTCATGATGCTCATCGAGCACTACGAGGGCCGGTTCCCGCTGTGGCTCGCGCCCGAACAGCTCCGCGTGCTGCCGATCTCCGACGACAACCTGGGCTACGCCCACCGCGTCGCCAACGAGTTCGACGGGTTCCGCGTCGAGGTCGACGACCGCGACTCGACCCTCGAGCGCAAGATCCGCGCGGCCCACGACGACCGCGTCCCCTACCAGATCATCGTCGGGGACAACGAGGAAGAAGACGGGAACATCTCGGTGCGCGACCGCTTCGAGGATCAGGAGTACGACGTCGAGATCGAGGCGTTCCGCAACCACCTCGAGGCCGAACGCGACGAGAAGCGGACGGAACCGGACTTCCTGCAGGGCTGA
- a CDS encoding methyltransferase family protein yields MIESSSLESLSTVAFAVGVGALLANFVGVVASAVGAANYWPPGERDWRFYTQWTLSQVFTVSLLVVALVDWNSLGLPRPSSLFVGLALFVPGFVVALASGLDLGTEETAGLTGELRTGGWYRYSRNPQYVGYVVASVGFALLANSALVAALCAIYAVWWLTLPLAEEPWLREQYGEAYERYAERVPRFVGLRTVKAVRTE; encoded by the coding sequence ATGATCGAGTCGAGTTCGCTCGAGTCGCTGTCGACGGTCGCGTTCGCCGTCGGCGTCGGTGCGTTGCTCGCTAACTTCGTGGGCGTGGTCGCCAGCGCGGTCGGCGCTGCGAACTACTGGCCGCCCGGCGAGCGGGACTGGCGGTTCTACACGCAGTGGACGCTCTCACAGGTGTTTACAGTGAGTCTGCTGGTCGTCGCGCTGGTGGACTGGAACAGCCTCGGCCTGCCGCGGCCCTCCTCGCTGTTCGTGGGGCTGGCGCTGTTCGTTCCCGGATTCGTCGTGGCTCTCGCGTCCGGGCTCGATCTGGGAACCGAGGAGACTGCAGGATTGACCGGCGAGTTGCGGACCGGCGGCTGGTACCGGTACTCCCGGAATCCGCAGTACGTCGGCTACGTCGTCGCGAGCGTCGGCTTCGCACTGCTCGCGAACTCGGCGCTGGTCGCCGCGCTCTGTGCGATCTACGCCGTCTGGTGGCTGACGCTTCCGCTCGCCGAAGAGCCGTGGCTTCGCGAGCAGTACGGGGAGGCGTACGAACGCTACGCCGAGCGCGTCCCGCGGTTCGTCGGGTTACGGACGGTAAAGGCAGTCAGAACGGAGTGA